Proteins encoded within one genomic window of Kibdelosporangium phytohabitans:
- a CDS encoding cupin domain-containing protein — protein MNPIDLKTALESFDDAWSPRIVAYLNDYDIRIAKFAGEHIWHVHENTDEFFLVVDGEIEIGLREPAGERTVTLQQGQVFVVPRGTFHKPSSKLGASVLLVEPTGTLSVGDQHDEVPGHVDVTTGHVAV, from the coding sequence ATGAATCCGATCGACCTGAAGACCGCGCTCGAGAGCTTCGACGACGCGTGGAGCCCGCGGATCGTGGCCTACCTCAACGACTACGACATCCGGATCGCCAAGTTCGCCGGCGAGCACATCTGGCACGTGCACGAGAACACCGACGAGTTCTTCCTCGTCGTCGACGGCGAGATCGAGATCGGCCTGCGTGAACCGGCGGGCGAGCGCACCGTCACGCTCCAGCAGGGCCAGGTGTTCGTGGTGCCGCGTGGCACGTTCCACAAACCCTCGTCCAAGCTGGGCGCGTCGGTCCTGCTGGTCGAGCCGACCGGCACGCTGTCAGTCGGTGACCAGCACGACGAGGTGCCCGGCCACGTCGACGTCACGACGGGGCACGTGGCCGTCTAG
- a CDS encoding helix-turn-helix domain-containing protein: MAQESSHRVAVIVDEGSNPFELGVATELFGLRRPELDRPWYSFALCAPEPGIRMHLGMFTMTGVAGMDAVDEADTVIVPNRPDPLNGPGNAVLAAIARAADRGARLVSFCTGTFSLAAAGVLDGRRATTHWQWADEFAQRHPTVHLEPDVLFVDDGDVLTAAGSAAALDLGLHLIHRDHGAEVANAVSRRLVFTGRRDGGQRQFVERPIPDVPDTSLAPVLEWARSRLGQSLTVADLASRAAASQATLHRRFRTELGTTPLAWLTGERITLACRLIERGELRLETVARESGFGTAANLRAQLRRHTGLSPSAYRRRFGPV, from the coding sequence ATGGCGCAAGAATCCTCGCACCGGGTGGCGGTGATCGTCGACGAGGGCTCGAACCCGTTCGAGCTGGGCGTGGCGACCGAGCTGTTCGGACTGCGCAGGCCCGAACTGGACCGGCCGTGGTACTCGTTCGCGTTGTGCGCGCCGGAACCCGGGATCCGGATGCACCTCGGCATGTTCACGATGACCGGAGTGGCGGGAATGGACGCGGTCGACGAAGCGGACACCGTGATCGTGCCGAACCGCCCGGACCCGCTGAACGGTCCGGGGAACGCGGTGCTCGCGGCGATCGCCCGCGCGGCGGACCGAGGCGCCCGCCTGGTCAGCTTCTGCACCGGCACGTTCAGCCTCGCGGCCGCGGGTGTCCTGGATGGACGCCGCGCGACCACGCATTGGCAGTGGGCGGACGAGTTCGCTCAACGCCACCCGACTGTCCACCTGGAACCAGATGTGTTGTTCGTCGACGACGGTGACGTCCTGACGGCGGCGGGCAGCGCGGCGGCACTGGACCTGGGTCTGCACCTGATCCACCGCGACCACGGCGCGGAGGTGGCGAACGCGGTGAGCCGCCGTCTGGTGTTCACGGGCCGGCGTGACGGCGGGCAACGCCAGTTCGTCGAACGCCCGATCCCGGACGTGCCGGACACTTCACTGGCTCCGGTGCTGGAATGGGCGCGGTCGAGGCTGGGGCAGTCGTTGACCGTGGCCGACCTGGCGTCCCGCGCAGCCGCCAGTCAAGCGACGCTGCACCGTCGGTTCCGCACTGAACTGGGCACGACTCCGCTGGCGTGGTTGACCGGGGAACGGATCACCTTGGCCTGTCGGCTGATCGAGCGTGGTGAACTGCGTCTGGAAACGGTGGCCAGGGAAAGCGGTTTCGGCACGGCGGCGAACCTGCGCGCCCAGCTGCGTCGCCACACCGGTCTGAGCCCGTCGGCGTATCGCCGCCGATTCGGACCGGTGTGA
- a CDS encoding NYN domain-containing protein has protein sequence MAPHERDDTDEPMDELVDTSEVDWDGIPDAVRSRLAEIGAEAISGLNRVDIPQSLRAVAKFAPAKRARLGGASIMAALRSSTSFRTAVVEWCREHRPGALEVSGAEPASAAAAAVLLGDETAVHYLELVSRRAGDAVLRAERDAALTRADRLENELKQTIGKLEVAQGAAEVVRADTEVELDRLRKRLREQGVKLREAKDAALAAQDEMDRLRTEVAAQIADLTGQRDRERDRAEFERKKARRAESDAEVARQSAREARQADEVRLALLVDTLDGAVTGLRRELALGGGGPRPADLVRGATAAQGTVGRVEDPAALDRLLALPSVHLVVDGYNVTKTGYPDLPLADQRERLTHQLSALAARTSAEVTLVFDGAGVVAVPSAAPRGVRVLFSDPGVLADDVIRALVAAEPEGRPVVVVTSDRAVADSVRRRGAHPVPSAVLLARLGRV, from the coding sequence ATGGCGCCGCACGAACGGGACGACACCGACGAGCCGATGGACGAGCTCGTCGACACGTCCGAGGTGGACTGGGACGGCATCCCCGACGCCGTGCGGTCCCGCCTCGCCGAGATCGGCGCGGAGGCCATCAGCGGCCTCAACCGGGTGGACATCCCCCAGTCGCTGCGCGCGGTGGCGAAGTTCGCCCCGGCCAAGCGGGCCCGCCTGGGCGGCGCGTCGATCATGGCGGCGTTGCGCAGCTCGACGAGCTTCCGCACAGCGGTGGTCGAGTGGTGCCGCGAGCACCGGCCCGGGGCGCTGGAGGTCAGCGGCGCCGAACCGGCCTCGGCGGCAGCGGCGGCCGTGCTCCTCGGCGACGAGACAGCCGTGCACTACCTGGAGCTGGTCTCCCGGCGCGCGGGTGACGCGGTGCTGCGCGCCGAGCGCGACGCGGCGCTGACCAGAGCGGACCGGCTGGAGAACGAGCTCAAGCAGACCATCGGCAAGCTGGAGGTGGCGCAGGGCGCGGCCGAGGTGGTCAGGGCGGACACCGAAGTCGAGCTGGACCGGCTGCGCAAACGTCTGCGCGAGCAGGGCGTGAAGCTTCGCGAAGCCAAGGACGCGGCCCTGGCGGCACAGGACGAGATGGACCGGCTGCGCACGGAGGTGGCCGCCCAGATAGCGGACCTCACCGGGCAACGCGACCGGGAACGCGACCGCGCGGAGTTCGAACGCAAGAAAGCCCGCCGCGCCGAATCGGACGCCGAGGTGGCACGCCAGTCGGCCAGAGAAGCCAGACAGGCGGACGAGGTGCGACTGGCCCTGCTGGTGGACACATTGGACGGAGCCGTGACCGGCCTGCGCCGCGAACTGGCCCTCGGCGGCGGCGGCCCCCGCCCCGCCGACCTGGTCCGCGGCGCAACGGCCGCCCAGGGCACGGTCGGCCGCGTGGAGGACCCGGCGGCGTTGGACAGGTTGCTGGCGTTGCCGTCAGTACACCTCGTGGTGGACGGTTACAACGTCACCAAGACGGGCTACCCGGACCTGCCATTGGCCGACCAACGCGAACGCCTCACCCATCAGCTGTCGGCCCTGGCCGCCCGGACGTCGGCGGAAGTGACGCTGGTGTTCGACGGCGCCGGCGTAGTAGCCGTACCGTCAGCGGCCCCGCGCGGTGTGCGGGTCCTGTTCAGTGACCCCGGTGTCCTCGCCGACGACGTCATCCGCGCGTTGGTCGCCGCCGAGCCCGAGGGACGCCCGGTGGTCGTGGTGACGTCCGACCGTGCCGTGGCGGATTCCGTGCGGCGACGTGGCGCCCACCCCGTGCCGTCGGCCGTGTTGCTGGCGCGCCTCGGCCGCGTGTGA
- a CDS encoding DEDD exonuclease domain-containing protein, producing MNTQLSFDELGTPLRTTTFVVFDLETTGGSAEQDMVTEIGAVKVRGGEVIGEFATLVDPGRGIPPEIVALTGITDAMVYQAPPLDQVLPAFLEFAAGAVLVAHNSGFDISFMKAACRRYGYHWPRPAVVCTARLARRVLSREEAPSCRLSALAALFRAGTTPNHRALADARATVDVLHSLLERVGSVGVQSLEELLDYIPEVTPEQRRKRTLAADLPSEPGVYMFRGPRDEVLYVGTASNLRRRVRQYFTASETRRRLREMVGLAVRVDSVTCAHSLEAEVRELRLLAAHKPTYNRRSRNKYQAWWLTLTDEAFPRLSVVRTPRDGALGPFRTLRAAEGAAVALQEGTGIRPCTQRIPVRAPKGTPCLLAEIGRCAAPCAGHQTVAEYRPYVEAVHSLVAGQGVDALWRAAARLTQLADAQRFEQAAEGRDRLAVLVRTLDRGQSLAALASITELIAARPDGAGGWDFAVVRHGRLASAGNAPRGVPPMPVVEMLVASAETVIPSDGPLFGAPHEEVGVVLRWIERPGTRMVRSTSPWTVPAASAASWRPWLERVDSAWGAHRAPQLD from the coding sequence ATGAACACGCAGCTGTCGTTCGACGAACTCGGCACGCCGTTGCGGACCACCACGTTCGTGGTTTTCGACCTGGAAACCACAGGTGGCAGCGCCGAGCAGGACATGGTCACGGAGATCGGCGCGGTCAAGGTCCGCGGTGGGGAGGTGATCGGCGAGTTCGCCACGCTCGTCGACCCGGGCCGGGGGATCCCGCCGGAGATCGTGGCGCTCACCGGCATCACCGACGCCATGGTGTACCAGGCGCCGCCGCTGGACCAGGTGCTCCCGGCGTTCCTGGAGTTCGCGGCGGGCGCGGTGCTCGTCGCGCACAACTCGGGCTTCGACATCAGTTTCATGAAGGCCGCGTGCCGCCGGTACGGCTATCACTGGCCGCGGCCGGCGGTCGTCTGCACGGCACGCTTGGCCAGGCGCGTGCTGAGCAGGGAAGAGGCGCCGAGTTGCCGCCTGTCGGCGTTGGCCGCGTTGTTCCGTGCGGGCACCACGCCCAACCACCGCGCGCTGGCTGACGCGCGGGCGACCGTGGATGTGCTGCACAGCCTGCTGGAGCGGGTCGGGTCGGTCGGTGTGCAGTCGCTTGAGGAACTGCTCGACTACATCCCGGAGGTCACGCCCGAGCAGCGTCGCAAACGAACGCTCGCGGCCGACCTGCCCAGCGAGCCGGGCGTGTACATGTTCCGCGGGCCGCGTGACGAGGTGCTGTACGTCGGCACGGCGTCCAACCTGCGCAGGCGTGTGCGGCAGTACTTCACCGCGAGCGAGACGCGCCGACGGCTGCGTGAGATGGTCGGCTTGGCGGTCCGGGTCGACTCGGTGACCTGCGCGCACTCCCTTGAAGCGGAGGTGCGGGAGTTACGGCTGCTCGCCGCGCACAAACCGACCTACAACCGCCGCTCCCGCAACAAGTACCAGGCGTGGTGGCTGACGCTGACAGACGAGGCGTTCCCGCGGTTGTCCGTCGTGCGCACGCCACGAGACGGCGCTCTGGGGCCGTTCCGGACGCTGCGCGCGGCGGAAGGCGCTGCCGTCGCGTTGCAGGAAGGCACGGGCATCCGGCCATGCACGCAACGAATTCCGGTGCGAGCGCCCAAGGGCACGCCGTGCTTGTTGGCGGAAATTGGCCGATGCGCGGCGCCGTGCGCCGGTCACCAGACCGTGGCCGAGTATCGGCCGTACGTGGAAGCCGTGCACAGTCTCGTAGCCGGTCAGGGCGTCGATGCGTTGTGGCGTGCCGCCGCGCGGCTGACGCAGCTCGCGGACGCGCAACGGTTCGAGCAGGCAGCCGAGGGGCGTGACCGTCTCGCGGTGCTCGTGCGCACGCTGGACCGCGGCCAGAGCCTCGCTGCGCTCGCGTCGATCACCGAGCTCATCGCCGCGCGGCCGGACGGGGCAGGCGGGTGGGACTTCGCCGTCGTCCGGCACGGTCGGCTCGCGTCGGCTGGCAACGCGCCGCGTGGCGTACCGCCCATGCCGGTTGTCGAGATGCTTGTGGCGTCCGCGGAGACCGTCATCCCGTCCGATGGTCCGCTGTTTGGCGCGCCGCACGAGGAAGTCGGCGTGGTGCTGCGGTGGATCGAGCGTCCTGGCACCCGGATGGTCCGAAGCACGTCTCCGTGGACGGTGCCCGCCGCGTCGGCCGCGAGCTGGCGGCCGTGGCTGGAACGGGTCGACTCGGCCTGGGGCGCCCATCGCGCCCCGCAGCTCGACTGA
- a CDS encoding glycosyl hydrolase family 95 catalytic domain-containing protein — protein MEISRRGLLGGAVAGTVLRASPASAHAADGVDWPRFLGTCDLVWQRVPRAWYEGPFLGNGFLAAAVYREPGANAVRITVDHSRVQDHRPEFGNEWGVARLAVGKLVLTPRGAITGVDWRLDLWNAELAGVIRTDRGDVRIRLFVHAGTDLLSLEVDGPHTLVFEPAEALSPRTIREPPPANFPRNPEPVVRTERDITTVVQPMAAGGQTATAYRKRGTTFLLSVQHSYPGVTAEADVRKAVRFAGPDRLLRQQHQDWWHAFYRKSFLSVPDQLLQSFYWIQLYKIASASRDTGPIMATTGPWIEPTPWPSLWNNLNVQLEYWLAYGSNHLELDPIPRTVRATQKILIDALRPQFRGDSMGVRRSTDAQFDDAGYVGAPGFSTDPEIGDLPWLLHNVWLHYRHSMDDRVLAILFPTLRRAMNYYLHFLSKGMDGRLHLAPTFSPEYGTAPDCNYGLALIRWSCRTLLEVEPDDPLAPKWREVLRDLVDYPVDANGFMVGTGVPFAKSHRHYSHMLAVYPLYLVSAESGQRDLIERSLKHWISFEGALRGYSFTGASSISAGLGRGDDALKYLREFVARFAQANTMYFEAGPVIETPLSGAQSVHDMLCQSWGGVIRVFPAVPGAWRDVALRDFRTEGAFLVTASQRDGRVEFVGVRSLAGQPLKLKANIPDPEVHGARKWHKQADGTLVIELGQGQEVLVHEKGRKPDLTIRPVPISTPAQPWGLPPLPDQGTTVTVDLTAAMDNDAFTNEFHMGDGDFDGTGNTYPAAQLPQTGQANDDGSRSSSSTATKAPRTTSSRKHKRSGFRRASTRPCTCSRPATTATPTGR, from the coding sequence ATGGAGATCTCGCGGCGGGGACTGCTGGGTGGCGCTGTCGCCGGGACCGTGCTGCGGGCGTCGCCCGCGAGTGCCCACGCCGCGGATGGCGTTGACTGGCCGCGGTTTCTCGGCACGTGCGACCTGGTGTGGCAGCGTGTGCCGCGGGCTTGGTACGAGGGACCTTTCCTGGGCAACGGGTTTCTCGCAGCCGCGGTGTACCGGGAACCCGGGGCCAACGCCGTCCGGATCACCGTCGACCACAGCCGGGTCCAGGACCACCGTCCGGAGTTCGGCAACGAGTGGGGCGTCGCGCGGCTTGCCGTCGGCAAGCTCGTGCTCACGCCGCGAGGCGCGATCACCGGCGTCGACTGGCGGCTCGACCTGTGGAACGCCGAGCTCGCCGGCGTGATCAGGACCGACCGGGGTGACGTGCGGATCAGGTTGTTCGTGCACGCCGGAACCGACCTGCTGAGCCTGGAAGTGGACGGACCGCACACCCTCGTCTTCGAACCCGCCGAGGCGTTGAGCCCGCGGACGATCCGGGAGCCACCGCCCGCGAACTTCCCGCGCAACCCCGAACCGGTCGTCAGAACCGAGCGGGACATCACAACCGTGGTGCAACCGATGGCCGCGGGTGGACAGACAGCGACGGCGTACCGCAAGCGCGGCACCACGTTCCTGCTCTCCGTGCAGCACTCGTACCCAGGCGTCACGGCCGAAGCCGACGTCAGGAAAGCCGTGCGGTTCGCCGGACCCGACCGGTTGCTCCGGCAGCAGCACCAGGACTGGTGGCACGCCTTCTACCGCAAGAGTTTCCTGTCCGTCCCGGATCAGCTGCTGCAGAGCTTCTACTGGATCCAGCTGTACAAGATCGCCTCCGCCTCCCGGGACACCGGGCCGATCATGGCCACCACCGGGCCGTGGATCGAGCCGACGCCGTGGCCGTCGCTCTGGAACAACCTCAACGTCCAGCTCGAGTACTGGCTCGCGTACGGCTCCAACCACCTGGAGCTCGACCCCATCCCGCGGACCGTGCGGGCCACGCAGAAGATCCTCATCGACGCGCTGCGACCGCAGTTCCGCGGCGACTCGATGGGCGTGCGGCGCAGCACCGACGCCCAGTTCGACGACGCCGGATACGTCGGCGCACCGGGCTTCTCCACAGACCCGGAGATCGGGGACCTGCCGTGGTTGCTGCACAACGTATGGCTGCACTACCGGCACAGCATGGACGACCGCGTCCTCGCCATCCTGTTCCCGACACTGCGCCGGGCCATGAACTACTACCTGCACTTCCTGTCCAAGGGCATGGATGGCAGGCTGCATCTCGCGCCCACCTTCTCCCCGGAGTACGGCACCGCGCCGGACTGCAACTACGGCCTGGCGTTGATCCGGTGGAGCTGCCGGACGCTGCTGGAGGTCGAGCCGGACGACCCGCTCGCGCCGAAGTGGCGGGAGGTGCTGCGTGATCTCGTCGACTACCCGGTCGACGCCAACGGGTTCATGGTCGGCACCGGTGTGCCGTTCGCCAAGTCGCACCGGCACTACTCGCACATGCTCGCGGTGTACCCGCTGTACCTGGTCAGTGCCGAGTCGGGGCAGCGTGACCTGATCGAGCGCTCGCTCAAGCACTGGATCAGCTTCGAAGGCGCGCTGCGCGGCTACAGCTTCACCGGCGCGTCGTCGATCTCCGCCGGGCTGGGTCGTGGCGACGACGCGCTGAAGTACCTGCGGGAGTTCGTCGCGAGGTTCGCCCAGGCCAACACGATGTACTTCGAAGCGGGCCCGGTCATCGAAACCCCGTTGTCCGGCGCGCAGTCCGTGCACGACATGCTGTGCCAGAGCTGGGGTGGCGTGATCCGGGTCTTCCCGGCCGTGCCGGGCGCCTGGCGGGACGTGGCACTGCGGGACTTCCGCACCGAGGGGGCTTTCCTCGTCACCGCGTCCCAGAGGGACGGACGGGTCGAGTTCGTCGGGGTACGCAGCCTGGCCGGGCAGCCGTTGAAACTCAAGGCGAATATCCCGGACCCGGAGGTCCACGGCGCGCGGAAGTGGCACAAGCAAGCCGACGGCACACTCGTCATCGAACTCGGTCAAGGACAGGAAGTCCTGGTCCACGAGAAAGGCAGGAAGCCGGACCTGACGATCAGGCCGGTGCCGATCAGCACGCCGGCTCAGCCATGGGGCCTGCCCCCGCTGCCGGACCAGGGCACGACCGTCACCGTCGACCTGACCGCCGCCATGGACAACGACGCCTTCACCAACGAGTTCCACATGGGCGACGGGGATTTCGACGGAACGGGCAACACCTACCCGGCCGCGCAACTGCCGCAGACCGGGCAGGCCAACGACGACGGATCCCGTTCGAGTTCGTCAACGGCAACGAAGGCGCCCCGAACAACATCGTCCCGCAAGCACAAGCGATCCGGCTTCCGTCGGGCAAGTACACGACCTTGCACCTGCTCGCGGCCAGCGACAACGGCAACACCGACCGGACGATGA
- a CDS encoding NPCBM/NEW2 domain-containing protein: MKRLVALAAGLAFVVVPAAPAPVLALPDGQALTPPMGFNNWNATGCAVDEKLIRDTADLFVAQGLKDAGYQYVNIDDCWAAPDRDATGRLTHHPQRFPSGIKAIADYVHAKGLKLGIYTSAGTLTCAKTMPGALDHEEVDAQTFADWGVDYLKYDNCNNENRPALERYTKMRDALKKTGRDIVYSICEWGQNKPWEWGAEVGHLWRTTGDITDTWPKVVEILKKNAPLAPYAKPGAWNDPDMLEVGNGGMTATEYRSHFSLWAMMAAPLLIGADLRRISPENLDILRNKEVIALDQDRLGAQGRVVSQVDGKWIFVKPLANGDTAVALFNENAVATRIGTSAPALGLPRRPAYTARDLWQHKDFQTAGEFTAVVPAHGTVVYRVSSRNWWSAEPLVSAGLELGESIPGIPAQIVPAGQAFEVAVSATNHAVLPVINPRPRLSVPTGWRVEVLSQQRKLVLGSGESVSGRWRITPAATGKPELTSGVDYGGGSVTSTTELIVPPETPRGTSPLGDVPSAWESGGYGPVERDMSNGSWQPKDGKPLTINGTVYAKGMGAHAPTEIVYYLGGKCSAVTSIVGIDDDRNDANKVGSASFEIWADGAKVADSGVRTWRDDPISITGALRGAKFLRLVVGDGGDSPSYDRGDWATPALTC, translated from the coding sequence GTGAAGAGACTCGTGGCACTGGCGGCCGGGCTGGCCTTCGTGGTCGTCCCGGCCGCCCCGGCGCCTGTCCTCGCGCTGCCGGACGGGCAGGCGCTGACACCGCCGATGGGATTCAACAACTGGAACGCCACCGGTTGCGCGGTCGACGAGAAGCTGATCAGGGACACGGCGGACCTGTTCGTCGCCCAGGGCCTGAAGGACGCGGGCTACCAGTACGTGAACATCGACGACTGCTGGGCGGCACCGGACCGCGACGCCACCGGCCGCCTGACCCACCATCCGCAGCGGTTCCCCAGTGGTATCAAGGCGATCGCCGACTACGTGCACGCCAAAGGGCTCAAACTGGGCATCTACACCAGCGCAGGCACCCTGACGTGCGCGAAGACCATGCCGGGCGCACTGGATCACGAGGAGGTCGACGCGCAGACGTTCGCGGACTGGGGCGTGGACTACCTCAAGTACGACAACTGCAACAACGAGAACCGCCCGGCGCTCGAGCGCTACACCAAGATGCGGGACGCGCTGAAGAAGACCGGCCGCGACATCGTGTACTCGATCTGCGAGTGGGGCCAGAACAAGCCGTGGGAGTGGGGCGCCGAGGTCGGGCACCTGTGGCGGACCACCGGCGACATCACCGACACCTGGCCCAAGGTCGTCGAGATCCTCAAGAAGAACGCGCCGCTGGCGCCGTACGCCAAACCCGGCGCGTGGAACGACCCGGACATGCTCGAGGTCGGCAACGGCGGGATGACGGCGACCGAGTACCGGTCGCACTTCAGCCTGTGGGCGATGATGGCCGCGCCGCTGCTGATCGGCGCCGACCTGCGCAGGATCTCTCCGGAGAACCTGGACATCCTGCGCAACAAGGAGGTCATCGCGCTCGATCAGGACAGGCTCGGCGCCCAGGGCCGTGTCGTGTCCCAGGTGGACGGGAAATGGATCTTCGTGAAGCCGTTGGCCAACGGTGACACGGCGGTCGCCTTGTTCAACGAGAACGCCGTCGCCACCAGGATCGGGACCTCGGCGCCGGCGCTGGGCCTGCCCCGGCGCCCGGCATACACCGCACGGGACCTGTGGCAGCACAAGGACTTCCAGACTGCTGGTGAGTTCACGGCGGTCGTACCCGCGCACGGCACGGTCGTGTACCGCGTGTCGAGCAGGAACTGGTGGAGCGCCGAGCCGCTGGTGTCGGCGGGCCTGGAACTGGGCGAGTCGATACCGGGCATCCCAGCCCAGATCGTGCCGGCCGGGCAGGCGTTCGAGGTTGCGGTCAGCGCGACCAACCACGCGGTGCTGCCGGTGATCAACCCCCGCCCACGGCTGTCCGTGCCGACCGGATGGCGTGTGGAAGTCCTGTCCCAGCAGCGGAAACTGGTCCTCGGATCGGGCGAGTCGGTGTCCGGCCGGTGGCGGATCACCCCGGCGGCGACCGGGAAACCCGAGCTGACCAGCGGCGTCGACTACGGCGGCGGCAGCGTCACCAGCACCACCGAGCTGATCGTCCCACCGGAGACACCCCGTGGCACGTCCCCGCTCGGCGACGTGCCGTCGGCGTGGGAGAGCGGCGGGTACGGCCCGGTCGAGCGGGACATGTCCAACGGCAGTTGGCAGCCGAAGGACGGGAAACCCTTGACCATCAACGGGACCGTGTACGCCAAGGGGATGGGTGCGCACGCGCCGACCGAGATCGTCTACTACCTCGGCGGCAAGTGCTCGGCCGTGACGTCGATCGTCGGCATCGACGACGACCGCAACGATGCCAACAAGGTCGGCTCGGCGTCGTTCGAGATCTGGGCCGACGGCGCCAAAGTCGCCGACAGCGGCGTCCGGACCTGGCGGGACGACCCGATCTCGATCACCGGTGCGTTGCGCGGCGCGAAGTTCCTGCGCCTGGTCGTCGGCGACGGCGGCGACAGCCCCAGCTACGACCGGGGAGACTGGGCCACCCCAGCCCTCACCTGCTGA
- a CDS encoding glycoside hydrolase family 13 protein: MSVSNDLSPGTPTAWWRGAAIYQVYLRSFADGNGDGIGDLAGVRSRLPYLADLGIDAIWFCPWYPSPMDDGGYDVSDYRDIDPSFGTLEEAELLIAEAHALGIRIIIDIVPNHCSDEHPWFEAALAAGPGSPERQRFWFRPGRGEHGELPPNDWQSRFGGPAWTRVGDGEWFLHLYSSRQPDFNWTNQEVHAEFRDILRFWFDRGIDGLRIDVADGLIKDPQLPDVHGVTTVPLPFSDMDGVHDVYRAWREISDSYPGERIFVGEMWLPDPVRFARYLRPDELHSAFNFDFLSCPWDAKRLREVIQSSMDSHRPVGAPPTWVLSNHDVTRHVTRYGRSGDTGFEFADRRHGTPVDRELGTGRARAAALLTMALPGGVYVYQGEELGLWEIEDIPDELRQDPVFERTKHADPGRDGCRVPIPWGSAAPPFSFGTGGAWLPQPAEWAAYTAEAEAADPDSMLSLYRKALRIRRDEPALGDGEMSWVVSLADVIAFTRDPGFTCVVNLGPEPVALPRHESVILASGPMTDDHLPPDTAVWLRTS, translated from the coding sequence GTGTCCGTTTCCAACGACCTCTCCCCGGGCACGCCAACCGCTTGGTGGCGTGGCGCGGCGATCTACCAGGTGTACCTCCGCAGCTTCGCCGACGGCAACGGCGACGGGATCGGCGACCTCGCCGGCGTCCGCTCGCGCCTGCCGTACCTGGCGGACCTGGGCATCGACGCGATCTGGTTCTGCCCGTGGTACCCGTCCCCGATGGACGACGGCGGCTACGACGTGTCGGACTACCGGGACATCGACCCGTCGTTCGGCACGCTCGAGGAAGCGGAACTGCTGATCGCGGAGGCGCACGCGCTCGGCATCCGGATCATCATCGACATCGTGCCCAACCACTGCTCCGACGAGCACCCGTGGTTCGAGGCGGCGCTGGCGGCGGGGCCCGGATCACCGGAGCGGCAGCGGTTCTGGTTCCGCCCCGGCCGCGGTGAGCACGGCGAGCTGCCGCCGAACGACTGGCAGTCCCGGTTCGGCGGCCCGGCGTGGACCCGGGTCGGCGACGGCGAGTGGTTCCTGCACCTGTACAGCTCACGCCAGCCGGACTTCAACTGGACCAACCAGGAGGTGCACGCGGAGTTCCGCGACATACTCCGGTTCTGGTTCGACCGCGGCATCGACGGGCTGCGCATCGACGTGGCCGACGGCCTGATCAAGGACCCGCAGCTGCCCGACGTGCACGGCGTGACCACGGTGCCGTTGCCGTTCTCCGACATGGACGGCGTGCACGACGTCTACCGCGCGTGGCGCGAGATCTCGGACTCCTACCCGGGCGAGCGGATCTTCGTCGGCGAGATGTGGCTGCCAGACCCGGTCCGGTTCGCGCGCTACCTGCGGCCCGACGAGCTGCACTCGGCGTTCAACTTCGACTTCCTGTCCTGCCCGTGGGACGCCAAGCGGCTGCGCGAGGTCATCCAGTCCAGTATGGACTCACACCGGCCGGTCGGTGCCCCGCCGACCTGGGTGTTGTCCAACCACGACGTGACCAGGCACGTCACGCGCTACGGCCGCTCGGGCGACACGGGGTTCGAGTTCGCCGACCGGCGGCACGGCACCCCGGTCGACCGCGAACTGGGCACCGGGCGGGCCCGCGCGGCGGCGTTGCTGACCATGGCGCTGCCCGGCGGAGTGTACGTCTACCAGGGCGAAGAGCTGGGCCTGTGGGAGATCGAGGACATCCCGGACGAACTGCGCCAGGACCCGGTGTTCGAGCGCACGAAGCACGCCGACCCGGGCCGCGACGGCTGCCGGGTGCCGATCCCGTGGGGCTCGGCCGCTCCGCCGTTCTCGTTCGGCACCGGCGGCGCGTGGCTGCCGCAGCCGGCCGAGTGGGCGGCGTACACCGCGGAGGCCGAGGCGGCGGATCCGGACTCGATGCTTTCGCTGTACCGCAAGGCGTTGCGGATCCGGCGCGACGAGCCCGCATTGGGCGACGGGGAGATGAGCTGGGTCGTGTCCCTGGCCGACGTGATCGCGTTCACCCGCGATCCCGGGTTCACGTGCGTGGTGAACCTCGGGCCGGAACCGGTGGCACTGCCCCGGCACGAGTCGGTCATCCTGGCCAGCGGGCCGATGACGGACGACCACCTGCCACCGGACACCGCTGTGTGGCTGCGGACCTCCTGA